GACTTTGGGAGTCTGTGTTATAGAGATAACCTTTCTATCCTCCAGGTAGAATTCGTCTATCAGTTTATCATCGTCGGAATAAACCCTGGTGATTATACTTGGTCTGTAATCCTTGAGAGAGGCGATGCTCGGCAAGTCTCTTATTGCGACATATAAAAATCCGCTTCCAGCCAGAGCAAGGATGATTAAAAGGAATAATATTCCCCGAAGAGTTTTCCTGGAAATAAAACCCTTTTTGCCATCGCTCCCCTTTTTTATACTTTTGAGAGAGAGTTTTTCTCCGGCCATTATACTTTGTTCTTGGCCTCCTTTTTTTCTGACAATTTTACGACCCAGATGCTTATTTCGTACAGCAGCATTACCGGGATGGCCATCATTATCTGGGTGACAATATCAGGAGGGGTAAGCACTGCGGCAACAATGAAGGCAATTAGTATGGCATATTTTCTCTTGGCGGACAATGTTCTGGAGTTTACGAGGCCTATCCGGGCCATGAAAAACATGAAGATGGGGAGTTCGAAGATGATGCCGAATGCGAGGAGAAGCTTACACGAAAATGAGAGGAATTCCTTTAAGGTAAGCATCGGTTTGATAAAATCCGTAGCAAAACCGACAAAGAATTTAAACCCGAAAGGGAAAACAACAAAATATGCAAAGAGAGATCCCCCAACAAAGAAGATGGTGGAGAAAAGGACAAACGGGAAAGCGTATTTTTTCTCTGAGACGTAAAGTCCCGGAGATATAAATTTCCATATCTGATACAGGACAAATGGGCTGGCGAGAAATAATCCTCCGAAGAAGGATACCTTAAGATACGTAAAGAATGCCTCAGGGAGACTCGTAAATATCATGGAACTGTTTTCGGGGAGTGTGGCAATAAGAGGCAAAGTAAGAATCTTGAAGAGCCATTCCTTAAAGGTAAAGCATATTAGAAAAGAGACACCTACCGCGATGAAACTGTATATGAGTCTTTTTCTCAGCTCTTCCAGATGGGAAGTGACAGGCTGTTTTTCTTCTGTAGTATTGTCCATTTATAATATTCCATACGGGTACTGGGAGGGATTCCTTTACCCACAGGTAAAGACTTTAGTTTAAATTTGCATGTAAAGAGAGAGGCACAAAGTAACAAAGGCACAGAGGCACAAAGAAAAAACAAGAAATTTAATGTCACTTTGTGCCTTTGTAACTATGTGTCTTTGTGCCTCTCTTTGTTGTCTTTTTCGGATGAGAGTGGTTTTTCGTCATTTTTACCGTGTACAAGTGAATCCTTTATATCATCTATTTCATCCTTGATTTCATCTACATTCAAAGTTTCTTTAACATCGTTTGTGGCCCTTCGGAATTCGGACAAGCCTTTCCCCAGAGCTTTAGCAATATCGGGCAGTTTTTTCGGACCTATAATGATTAATGCCACAACGAGAATGACTATAAGCTCAGGCATGCCAATACCGAACATGATACTATCCTCTGTTATTGAGTTTCGAGTTTCGAGTTTCGAGTTCAAAGTTCAAAGTTCAAAGTTCTGAGTTTCGTGCCTCGATTTGAACTCAGAACTCAAAACCTTGAACTCGGAACTTTGAGTTAAGGAATATATATGGTTTTGAATGTTTGTCAATGGTTTTTACAACACCTGGTTGTTTCTAAAACTTTTTGATTTTTACAGTGTTGTGTGGTAGAAACCTCAAACAGTATCCATCTACTTTACGTTAAGAAATATGGAGGTGACAGATGTCTTTAAAAACAGGAATTGTGAAAGATTATAAATACCTAAGACATGAGACTGGTTCTTATCATCCGGAATCGCCTGAAAGACTGGAAGGAATGTACGAAATGATCGAGGCTCCGGATATGAAAGGGAAATTTATCGAAATAGAACCTCGCCATGCTACTCATGAAGAAATAGGGATGATCCATCAGTCTTCTTATATAGACTTGGTTGCCAGTACAGCCGGTAAGGCTCATACGTCACTTGATCCAGATACATCTACATCACCGGAATCATACGATGTAGCAAAGTTGGCTGTAGGGGGGATGTGTAATGCCATAGACAGTGTTGTTAAGGGAGAAGTGGACAACGCCTTTGCCTTTGTAAGGCCTCCGGGGCACCATGCGGAGGCGAACAGAGCAGCCGGTTTCTGTATATTTAACAATGTTGCCATCGGTGCTTTGCATGCGATAAAGAATCACAATATGGAGAAGGTGCTCATTATTGACTGGGATCTGCACCATGGAAACGGTACACAGCACTCCTTCTATGATGATCCTCGAATTTTGTATTTCTCGACACACCAATACCCATTCTATCCTGGTACGGGTGGTGTTCAGGAGATAGGTAATGGAAAAGGAGAGGGATACACAATAAATGTTCCACTAAGAAGTGGGCCGGGGGACAGTGAATATCTAAAGATTTTCAGACAGATTCTTCAGCCGGTCGCCATTGAGTTTAATCCTGATATAGTCATGCTTTCGGCTGGATTTGACATCTATTACAAGGATCCCCTGGGTGGAATGAAGGTTTCTCCTGGTGGTTTCGGTGAGATGACACGGGTCCTTATGGATATTGCCGATCGTTGCTGTGGTGGAAAATTTGTTGTAATTCTTGAAGGTGGTTATCATATCGCCGGCATTGCTGAATCGGCAAGGGTGGTGCTTAATGAGATGTGCGGAGAAACTTGTGTAACCGAGGAGGAGCTGGCAAAAACAGCAGGGGATGCCAGCAGCTCAATAGACACGGTTATTGAAACGGTTATTGGGCAGATCAAGCCGTTTTGGCCGGTGTTCTGATATTTAACAAATAACTGTAGCATAGGGTTTTAGCCCTGCCGATTAAATGACAGCCCTGAAGGGCTGCACACTACAATGACCGGAAGCGCATCCCGCATGTCCCGCCTTGTAGGCGGAGCAGGGGGCGCAATAGAAAACAAACATATTCCTTACCGGGAAGTCCCGCCCTGTGGGCAGGGAGCTTCACATTCCCAAATTGATTTTACGCAGTACTGTAAGGTCTCCCCGATCCCCGATCAAAGTTGGGGATGGTCGGGGACAGGCTTAGCACTACACGAACGACGGCAAAACTCGAAATTTAAAATTGGAGGGTTTATGATAACGAAGGAAGAGGTGGGCCATGTGGCACATCTGGCAAGACTTCATTTTAACGAGGTGGAGCAGGAAAAATTTACATCTCAGCTCAATGACATACTGATGTACATTGATAGGTTAAATAAGGTCGACACCCCTGACATTCAGCCAACGACACATGCGATCTCTTTGAACAATGCCTTCAGGGATGATGTGGTTAAGGAATCTCTTGGCCGTGACCTTGCACTGACCAATGCCCCCGATGAAAAGGAGAGCTGCTTCAGGGTGCCGAAGGTTATAGAATAGGAATATCTGGGTTCTGGGTTAAGAGTTTTGAGTTCAGAGTTCTGGGTTCAGAGTCGAACTTGAAACTTTGAACTTTGAACTCGGAACTCGGAACTCAATCTAACAGGAGATGATGTGGAATTAAACCGGTTAACAATTCATGAATTACAGGAGATGATAAAAGCGGGGAAGACTACCTCTTCCGCTATAGTTGAGTCAGCTTGTAACAGGATAGATGCAGTTGAGGATAAGGTTAATTCTTATATTACA
This DNA window, taken from Syntrophales bacterium, encodes the following:
- the tatC gene encoding twin-arginine translocase subunit TatC — translated: MDNTTEEKQPVTSHLEELRKRLIYSFIAVGVSFLICFTFKEWLFKILTLPLIATLPENSSMIFTSLPEAFFTYLKVSFFGGLFLASPFVLYQIWKFISPGLYVSEKKYAFPFVLFSTIFFVGGSLFAYFVVFPFGFKFFVGFATDFIKPMLTLKEFLSFSCKLLLAFGIIFELPIFMFFMARIGLVNSRTLSAKRKYAILIAFIVAAVLTPPDIVTQIMMAIPVMLLYEISIWVVKLSEKKEAKNKV
- the tatB gene encoding Sec-independent protein translocase protein TatB, with protein sequence MNSKLETRNSITEDSIMFGIGMPELIVILVVALIIIGPKKLPDIAKALGKGLSEFRRATNDVKETLNVDEIKDEIDDIKDSLVHGKNDEKPLSSEKDNKERHKDT
- a CDS encoding histone deacetylase; translated protein: MSLKTGIVKDYKYLRHETGSYHPESPERLEGMYEMIEAPDMKGKFIEIEPRHATHEEIGMIHQSSYIDLVASTAGKAHTSLDPDTSTSPESYDVAKLAVGGMCNAIDSVVKGEVDNAFAFVRPPGHHAEANRAAGFCIFNNVAIGALHAIKNHNMEKVLIIDWDLHHGNGTQHSFYDDPRILYFSTHQYPFYPGTGGVQEIGNGKGEGYTINVPLRSGPGDSEYLKIFRQILQPVAIEFNPDIVMLSAGFDIYYKDPLGGMKVSPGGFGEMTRVLMDIADRCCGGKFVVILEGGYHIAGIAESARVVLNEMCGETCVTEEELAKTAGDASSSIDTVIETVIGQIKPFWPVF
- the gatC gene encoding Asp-tRNA(Asn)/Glu-tRNA(Gln) amidotransferase subunit GatC translates to MITKEEVGHVAHLARLHFNEVEQEKFTSQLNDILMYIDRLNKVDTPDIQPTTHAISLNNAFRDDVVKESLGRDLALTNAPDEKESCFRVPKVIE